CATTTGACAGCTATTAAACTGATGAGGCTGAGCAGAAAGATGACTGACACGGACACAATGGCGATCAGCAGATACAGGTTCAGCGCCGAGAAGTTGTCCTCCTTTATGGGCACATGTCTGAACTGAGTCTGGATGTCAGCTGTGCTctcaaccaccaccacctcaaTAGACACAGTAGCTGACAGGGAGGGTTCTCCGTTATCAGACACCAACACCAGCAAGGGGTGAGTTTTCAGGTCATTGTCACTCATTCTCCTCTTAGTCCTGATTTCTCCGGTGCTGGTTCCGATGCGGAAGAGGTTGTTTCCTTTGGGCTCAGAGAGGTGATAAGAGAGCAGCGCATTGTATCCAGAGTCTGCGTCTACAGCCCTGATCTTTGCCACAAAGTATCCCGCTTCAGCAGAATAGGGGATGCTCTCACTGTTAACGGAGCCGTGCTCAGAATATGGCGCGAGAATTGTTggattattgtcattttcatcCAGGATTAAAATGTTGACGGTCACGTTGCTGCTGAGCGGAGGAACACCAGAGTCTGTGGCCTGAACTTTAAACTGAAACGTTTTTAACTCCTCATAGTTAAAAGACTGCAGGCTGACTATATCTCCAGTCTCTGAGTTGATGTTCACAACTGAAGTAATAGGAATGCTTTTTGAATCTCCATGTAATGAGTACGCTACCTTGGCGTTTTCATTTATATCAGGATCGACTGCAGTTATCGTATATATAGAAGCTCCAACGGCACTGTTTTCTTTAACATAAATATTAATCACGGGTTCAAGGAAACGAGGCGGGTTATCATTGACATCAGAAACCTGAACACTTATAACACTGGTGCTGGATAGAGGCGGGGTCCCTTCATCAACAGCCGTAATCGTGACGCTGTAAGAAGAGAATCTTTCTCTATCGAGGGGTCCATCTACAACTAAAGAGTAATAATTTTTATAATTGGAAGTTAGCTTAAAGGGTGCAGAGCCAATGAGTTTACAATGAGTCTGACCGTTTTTCCCTCCATCTTTATCAGTCACCGTCACTAAAGCGACAACGCTCCCTATTTCAGCATCTTCTTTAACCGGGTTCATGAGTGACGTCACCACTATCTCCGGGGCATTGTCGTTCACATCAGCTACCTCCACCAGCAGCTTTCCATTTGCCTTCCGAGGAGAACCCCCGTGGTCTGTTGCTTGAACGTGAATTTCATATGCTGGCTGTGCTTCGTAATCCAAATTACCCTTCACTGTGATCTCCCCAGTTTCTGcattaataaaaaacacatctgcAGGGTTGAAGTTTCCACGCTTAACAAAAGAATACGTGAGCCTCCCGTTGTCTCCTTCGTCTAAATCTGTGGCACTCAGCTGAATCACTAATGATCCAGCTGTCGCATTTTCATTTACCCGTGCTTTGTATAGTGTTTTACTAAATGACGGCGTGTTATCATTGACATCcaaaacatttacatgtatGTTTAAAGTTCCGGCTTTAGGAGGCTTTCCTCCATCTACAGCGGTCAACGTTAGTTTAATAACAGCTTGTTTTTCACGATCTAAAGCTTTCTGCAGCACCAATTCAGCAGAtgcactgtgttctcctccgcTTTGCACATCTAGGGAGAAGTATTCATTTTGACTGAGCCTGTAAGTCTTTACTGAATTGCTCCCAGTGTCTGCATCAAGAGCCAGGGGAAGCAAAAAGTGTTCACCCGTAGGCGATGATTCAGATATGTTGAGTGAAAATGACTTCTCTACGAAGGCAGGTGCGTGGTCATTTACATCAGCAATTACTACTTCAATGCGGTGGAGTACCATAGGATTACTCAGTATAGCCTCGAAGTTAAGCGTGCATTTTACCGTGTTTGGACAAAGCTCCTCGCGGTCTATTCGCTCATTAACATAAAGATCCCCCGTCTTAAAATTCACATCAAAATATTTCTTACTGTACCCAGACACGGTATTTAGATTCCTCGTTTGCAGGTCTCGAACATTGACATTTAAATCCTTTGCGAGATTCCCCACCACAGTCCCTTTGTCCACCTCCTCGGAAACAGAGTAGGATATCTGAGCCGCCGACCAgtcagacaaaaacaagacgAACAGCAAACACAGTATTCCgttattccttccaccgcccatCACTGCTTTCAAAGAAAATGACGCGATGCAAAATATATTCATCCATAAAACGCCAGTGGATCGGCCAGCATTTTTAATCCTTTCTACTCCGGTCCTCGCATTTTCATCGCCACTCGTGCTCCTCTCACAAAGCACTCGCAGTCTGCTGACGTTTCACACGGAAAGGAGGAGACTGAAAACTCCGAGCTCCCACAAACGTGTGGTCATCAGCGACCCCACGCGTTACATTTTGGATATTGAAATagttgaaaaacacatttgtcaCACATTGCAACACATGTAATATATTGTGTACCTGAAGGCGTTACATGGACTTAAACTAAAAGTTGCTTGAACTAGTTTTGTAACAGGGTTAAGACAAATAGTCACAGATTACTGAAACAACAGTGATTTATGAGAACAATGTAACACAGAAAAGGTACATCAAACTCTTATGAGTTCAAATGCATCAACAGTATTTTCCATattaaaaggaaataaactgATTTTCAAGCATTAATAATTTACCAATTCACAGCCTATGACGGACGAAAAGACAGATAGCATAAGTCACGGTAGAGTTTATGGATTGAGAGCCCAagaggacaaaaaaagacactagTATCTTTTCAGTACCACAGAGACCACCCTACAAACATACCTCCAGGACATGATGCTATTTTCCAACTTGGGCAAACCTGTTATTTGTTTAAATACACAGTGTGTAAATGTCTTTTGTGTTATATTGAGATATTCTTAACTAGGAATTTCTGAGATTCTACCAAGTTTGCAAGTCATGTATGTGAAAGCAAGGAAGGAGGAGTTACGGGCTGCAATCAACTCACCTTTTCTTTGTTAGGTAAAGTCTGAGTTCTGGTAAAAGTGTCTCCTCCATTAATACTGATCAGCTCAGCGTCTACTGGCGGAAACGGTGCGGGGAAAACCACTACATCACTCTTGAGTGTGTCTGAGCTGAAACACACGTCATACTGCTGAGTAGCTTTGGAGTAAGACCAGCTCCCGTCAGGGTGGGTGGTGATCATTGGGGCGCTGTACCTGCTGAAAGTGCCGTCTGTCCTGTGGCATTTGACAGCTATTAAACTGATGAGGCTGAGCAGAAAGACGACTGACACCGCCACAATGGCAATCAGCAGATACAGGTTCAGCGCAGAGAAGCTGTCCTCCTTTATGGGCACATGTCTGAACTGAGTCTGGATGTCAGCTGTGCTctcaaccaccaccacctcaaTAGACACAGTAGCTGACAGGGAGGGTTCTCCGTTATCAGACACCAACACCAGCAAGGGGTGAGTTTTCAGGTCATTGTCACTCATTCTCCTCTTAGTCCTGATTTCTCCGGTGCTGGTTCCGATGCGGAAGAGGTTGTTTCCTTTGGGCTCAGAGAGGTGATAAGAGAGCAGCGCATTGTATCCAGAGTCTGCGTCTACAGCCCTGATCTTTGCCACAAAGTATCCCGCTTCAGCAGAATAGGGGATGCTCTCACTGTTAACGGAGCCGTGCTCAGAATATGGCGCGAGAATTGTTggattattgtcattttcatcCAGGATTAAAACATTGACAGTCACGTTGCTGCTGAGCGGAGGAACACCAGAGTCTGTGGCCTGAACTTTAAACTGAAACGTTTTCAACTCCTCATAGTTAAAAGACTGCAGGCTGAC
This region of Epinephelus fuscoguttatus linkage group LG9, E.fuscoguttatus.final_Chr_v1 genomic DNA includes:
- the LOC125894504 gene encoding protocadherin alpha-3-like isoform X4, with the protein product MNIFCIASFSLKAVMGGGRNNGILCLLFVLFLSDWSAAQISYSVSEEVDKGTVVGNLAKDLNVNVRDLQTRNLNTVSGYSKKYFDVNFKTGDLYVNERIDREELCPNTVKCTLNFEAILSNPMVLHRIEVVIADVNDHAPAFVEKSFSLNISESSPTGEHFLLPLALDADTGSNSVKTYRLSQNEYFSLDVQSGGEHSASAELVLQKALDREKQAVIKLTLTAVDGGKPPKAGTLNIHVNVLDVNDNTPSFSKTLYKARVNENATAGSLVIQLSATDLDEGDNGRLTYSFVKRGNFNPADVFFINAETGEITVKGNLDYEAQPAYEIHVQATDHGGSPRKANGKLLVEVADVNDNAPEIVVTSLMNPVKEDAEIGSVVALVTVTDKDGGKNGQTHCKLIGSAPFKLTSNYKNYYSLVVDGPLDRERFSSYSVTITAVDEGTPPLSSTSVISVQVSDVNDNPPRFLEPVINIYVKENSAVGASIYTITAVDPDINENAKVAYSLHGDSKSIPITSVVNINSETGDIVSLQSFNYEELKTFQFKVQATDSGVPPLSSNVTVNILILDENDNNPTILAPYSEHGSVNSESIPYSAEAGYFVAKIRAVDADSGYNALLSYHLSEPKGNNLFRIGTSTGEIRTKRRMSDNDLKTHPLLVLVSDNGEPSLSATVSIEVVVVESTADIQTQFRHVPIKEDNFSALNLYLLIAIVSVSVIFLLSLISLIAVKCHRTDGTFSRYSAPMITTHPDGSWSYSKATQQYDVCFSSDTLKSDVVVFPAPFPPVDAELISINGGDTFTRTQTLPNKEKPKVPSADWRYSASLRAGGVMQSSVHMEESSVMQGAQGVLVQNWPTASSAADAEGGEVSPPMGAGVDSNSWHFRYGPGGPGAPPQHLKPGEVPPEAFIIPGSPAIISIRQNQGGEDDKSDFITFGKKEEAKKKKKKKKEKKDKKDKGKDDGDE